AACGCTACGGAAAATGCATGGGATAAACGGAAAGATATTATTACCAGTCAAATCACTTTTTATGAGCCTGGTGTTTTCGGCATTCAGGAAGGACTGGATCATCAGGTAAAGTACCTCAACAGCCAGCTTGAATCATATAGTTACGTGGGTGTAGGCAGAGATGATGGGGAGACAGAAGGTGAATATTCCGCAGTTTATTACAACCATAACATTTTTACCGAACTGGATCACGGCACTTTCTGGCTTTCTGAGACGCCTGAGCAGCCTTCTGTAGGCT
Above is a window of Bacteroidales bacterium DNA encoding:
- a CDS encoding endonuclease, whose translation is MKKYLIPVLLSLLLSSIAMGQTVKLITYNIRYDNPNATENAWDKRKDIITSQITFYEPGVFGIQEGLDHQVKYLNSQLESYSYVGVGRDDGETEGEYSAVYYNHNIFTELDHGTFWLSETPEQPSVG